Genomic window (Melioribacteraceae bacterium):
TTGTTTGAGCGTCTGCAAAATCGGGACGAGTACTTCTATAAATAACATATCCTTCAAAATCCTGCCCTGTAATTGGATCAATACTTTCTTCTGCGCTTGAGTCCCAGAATAGAGTAACCTTTTTATCATCGGGGACAGCGGTAACTTTAGGCAGACTAGGAGGACGGAAGAATCTGTAATTTTTGTTATATATATCTTGAACAGTTTCTGCAGTAGTTAAAAGATCGTTAAGGTCTTCTCCGAAAAGAAATGCCATTGATATTTTTTTAGTTTCACCAGGGGCAAGTGAAATATAGCCGGAACTAAAAATAAAAACTATATCCTGGTTTTGAGTAATCTCGCTGAAACTACCCGGTTTTGTTGCTTCCCATATCTCCTCATCATAAGCAATTCTTAAATCGGTTGCCCATTGAGAACTTTTAAAACTTGTTAAGCCAATTTGATCTGCTTCATCGAGATCAGTATAACCAAAATTAGGTTCGCCGGGTAATAATGGATCTGGTCTTCCGTCAGGCAATCTTTTACCGAGAGTGGGGATGCCGTCTCCTTCGCCAATATCACCGGTATTAGGAATTCCATCCATACCCACATCATCTGTTTCAAGATTCCAATCACCATCTTCATCAATATTATTATCCTGTCTCTCGTCAATCATACCATCGCCATCATTATCTATTCCATCATTTGGATTACCTGGTGATTCAAGAAATTTACATCCAAGGTAACCTAATTTTCTTCCGGCATCGCCAATCCCATCGGGATCAAAAAAGTAAACCATGTTACGTGCGTAGAGTGGTACTTTAGTATCATAAGGAGAAATAAATAAACCATTATCATCTTTGTTATCGGCTCCTCCAATATCGGGATCGCCATAAATTCCGAACATTACGCTGTCCAAATTTTTATCACTAACATTAGTAATTGACCAGACAAAAAATATTGAGTTAGCAGCCAATGAATTACTCCATTGAAATGCTCTTCCGTCTATCTGAACGCCAATACCCTGCCTGGATTTATCATTATTATATGGATAGTAATTAAACTCTTTATTATCACGATCATCCATGGCCCAAAAGACTTCAAGGTCAGCGTTATTCTCTCCTTGGGTTAAGTAACCTGGCCATATATATTGCCCGAATGTTTCATTATACCATTCTCGCGGCCAGCTATCTGGCTTTCCGTCACGATCAGAATCAAATCCGGGATTTGATGCAATGTTAGGTTGATTTGGATCGGCATAACCGGGAAGTGGTTGCCATTGCCATTTAAATCCGGTAGCTGGATCAATCTCTCTTAAACCGGGTCTATCATAATCATTCATACCATCTGTAATAATTCGAATCCGCTTTCCATTATCATCTGTAACCGAAGCGCCAACTATTGGACAAAATTGAAAAATGTATGGCGCATCTCTCCAAATCAAGTTCGTGATTTCTCTTATTCCACCATAACCTGGAGCAATTCCCCCATAGTTTTCAATTTCTACCGATACATTATTGCCATTCATAAAAAATGATTTTCTATCCGAATCGGCCATTAGTTTTACTAATTTTTTGTTAGAGTATTTATCCATACCACTATTATCTTTATTAGTATTTACTGGTGAGTTTGCATATTTCAATTCAAGCAAGTTTTTAATCTCTTGATGCTCTATTGATCTTCTCTGTTTAACCGCTTCTGGCTGTGCTACTGATGAGCTAAAGTTGAGAACTAGTAAACCAATTACTAATGAAATACTCGATAATTTTATTTTAATCATTTGCCACTCCATAAATTTCAATTAACTTCTATTGAAAAACCAACTCTAACTTCTCTAGGTGTAGAGTAGTAATTTGGTCTGTTGAAGTATTCATTTGCCGATTTAATACTAGGGTATTTTTGTGAAATTAAATTAGTAGCCTGCGGGCCCCCTTTTGATTCTTCGAGAGAATAGCTTGCTCTTCCGGTATCATCATAAACAAATCGCTCATTATGAGTATCCAATAAATTAAATACTTTTAAGAATATGGTCACTGAACTTGTTTTAGTAAATTCAAATGATTTATTAAAGAGAAGATCTACTGAAGCATAAAAAGGTTTTCTTTCACTATTTGTGCGCAGATAAATTTGTTGCTCATAAAGTCGTGGTGAATATGGAAGTCCTGAAGCAAGCGACGCGGTGATTGTTGCATTCCAATCTTTACTATTGCCGAAAGAGATTACTCCATTTAAAGTATGAGTCTGATCCCATCCAAGGGGCACCGGAATTTTTTCACTTTGTCTTCCCGATTGCAAATCAATAAAAAATGCATCGGCACCGGTTTCATTACCCTCGGCGAACTGGAATGTATAATCGAGTGACGCGCCGAAAAGATCCTCATTCATTTTTCGTTTATTAATTGAAAATGTGATTCCTTTTATATTGCCATAATCTTTGTTTACATACTTTTGATAAATAGAATTACTGCTTATTCTAATTTGTTGTATTGCCAAGAGATCACGAACGTCTTTATAAAAACCGGTTACATTAAACGCGATTGATTCATCCAACTGCTGCTGGAGACCAATTTCATAAGTCACGGTGCGTTCAGGATTTAAGTTAGCGTTTCCATAGACAGGCTCATTTGCTATATCCTCAAAATCGGGGTTAGTATATAAAAACCGGTATGGAGGCAATTGATAGAAATGACCATATGAAAAATGTATTATTCCCCTATCAGTTATTGGGAATGAAATACCAAGTCGTGGACTTATAGTAAACTTTCCTTCGGCATCTGTTAAATTTTGAGTTGGTTTAAACTGATCCGGCGCGTAAACTGCGTTCGAATTAAAATAATCCATTCGAAGTCCGGCATTAAGAATCATATTATCGAATTCCATCTTATCCTGCAGATAGCCTGAGAACTGTTGGGGTGATCTTGAATAAATATCAATAGAACCTTTTTGGCTAACCGGATTTGGTATTGTGGGAGTTAAATATCTATTTCTATCTCTGAGGATTTCAAAGTAAGTGTAATCCATTGTATCCCACTTACTCTTCAAACCAAATTTTACTTCGTGCTGAGTAGTAATTTGGCTTGTGATATCAAACTTTATTTCTGTTGTGTATGAGCGCTGATAAAAATGCTCAGGTTGTGTACCACCTGAAACAAACGTATAACTGCTATAGCTATTGTTTTTATCTTCGGGCTGGTACCGTGGATCTGCAGAATATAAACCAATGTCCATTCCTGGATGAAAGGATACTTCATTTCCAGATGCATCAAGCAAAGGGAAAAGGTATCTCTTAAAGTCATATACGCTGTAAGATCCTTTTAATGAAAAGAAAGTGCTGTTGCTAACCGCGTGTCTATATTCTAACGAATTGATTAATCCCCATTGAAATCTTTGGTAGTTGGCATCGGGATTATATTTAAAATCATGATCGTATGATTGATAATCGGAATTGGAATAGATCACATCGTAATTAATTTTTATTACAGGCAGAGGCTTAAAAGTCAGCTTTGCTGTCGCGTTAATATCGATACTTGGATTCATGGAGATGACAGAATTATCACCGGTTTGCGCGATGTTTAAAACATCAGCCCGAAGCGGATCCCGTGAAAGTGAATCGAACGGAGTGTGCTGTCTTATTCCATAAAGATAACCTTTGTCGTTATCATATCTGCCCGATAAAAAGAAGGAAAATTTATCATCTAAAAATGGTACCGGTCCGCTGAATGTTCCCTCAACAACTTGATTGTTGATTGGATTAATATCATCAATATTATAAAAGATATCTTTTGCAGAGCTTACATAATCTCCGGTGTAGTATGATAATGAACCGCTATATTTTGAACCGCCCTCTTTGGTAACAGAATTTACAATTCCACTAAGAGCATTGCCATATTCGGCGTTGAAGGTTCCACTGACAACAGTCAATTCTTGAATAGCGTTAGTAGAGATTTGAACAGTGCGCCCGAAATCAAATGGATTGACCGCCGAGACATCATTAATATTATATGAAATTTCAGTTGATCTTCCACCGCGGATATGTAGCTCACCACCTGATCCTCTCGTTATGCCGGCTTGAAGAGCTAATATTTGCGAAATATTTTCGACGGGCAAGGATTTAATTTGAGAATCATCAAATGATGTTTGAGAGGAAGTTAAGTCTTTACGAATAAGAGGTCTTTCTGCCTCAACTACAACAGCTTGAAGATTTATATCTTCAATCTGGAGCTGAACATCAATGCGCGTCGTGAAATCGCTCGAAACTTTGATATTTGTTATCGTTTTCTTCTGATAACCGATACCGCTGAAAATTAGAGAGTATGTTCCCGGCTCAATATTATTAATCACATAATTTCCATCAGCATCACTCGCAGCACCTTGAGTAGTACCTTGAATAACAATATTAATACCGATTAGAGCTTCACCTGTACCGGCTTCAATTACCTTTCCGGCAATCTTACCTGTAATTCCGGCATAAAGATTTATTGAGTAGAGACAAAGTAAAATTATAAAAAAGGCTGATAAAAATTTTTTCATCGTTACCTCAGTACCATAATTAAATGTGTAAAATCGTACTGTAAATTTTAAAACAGTAGTTATTAATATTAAAGAAAGAGTTATCAGAATATTCTTATATAAATGATATTAATATTCTGACAACTCTTAAAAAACAAATTCGATTACTTTAGAAGCTGCATTTTTTTAGATACGATATTATTTCCGCTGGTTAATCTATAAATATAGATACCACTTGCCAAATTTCCGGCATCAAAGTTTACTACATAAGTACCGGCAGAATATAATTCATTATCAATTAATATGGCTACTTCTCTTCCAAGCAAATCGAACACTTTCAATTCTACATCAGATGAGTGCAAAATTCCAAATTTAATTTGTGTAGAAGGATTGAATGGATTAGGGAAATTTTGCTCTAAGAAAAAGTCAGCTGGAATATTTTCTGAGATACGTTCAACAGATACAGGTGTAAACTGAGCATCAAGAATTACAATTGGCATCGGGTCATCATTAGAATTGCCTCTTGTATATCCTTGAGTATAAAGCACTTCATCGGAAGCATCACCATCAACATTAGCAACAACTACAACGTCCATATCTCCTCTTTTATCCCAATATGCCGAATCAATGATAGATGTAACATAATTAAATGGGTTAGCTATATCTCCGCCCTGATATTCAACTCTAAATATAGGCACTTTTGTTGAGTTATTCGCGTCATCACGCGCTGCGAAAACAAAATCCAATTTTCCGTCGCCATCAAGATCACCGGCATCGGCTCCATTTAATCTAACAACTCCAAGACTCTCAACATCAGTAATTTCAGTAGAAGTTAATGTATCTGCTACTTGCTGGAGCAACCAAACTTTTGCTCCCTGACCTTTAGCGGAGCCCAGCCATTCGGCTAGTAATATTTCATTCTTCCCATCTTTATTTATATCAACAATTTTTGCTCCTTTGAATGATGAGTTACCGCCAGCTATACCTCTTTGAACTTTGGGAGTTTGCCAAGCATTATTTGCATACTTTACTCCAAATACTCTTCCGCCGGTACCACCATCAAATAGATACACAACAGAGCCAATCACGGCTACATCATATTTGGAAGATGAGCCTGTAAATTCAGCTACACCTTGTCCAGAATGTTCAACAGTCCATGTTTCAGTTCCGCCTCCAAGATCAGGAATATTATTTACTGATAAAACTCCAAACCACATTTGAGGAGCTGCTGTTGATCGATCAGAAAAAATTAATTCATCTTTACCATCGCCATCCGGATCTGCGATTACAAACTTGAAAGGTCTGATATTAAGTCCCGCACCAGGTAAAATATTGGTTGCTGCATTTGGCATAAAACCACCCAAACCATCAGATACGCCCATATTATCACTTCCATCGCCAGGGTATTCATAGACTAAAATTCTTGGTACATCTGGGTAGGGACTATAATTAACTGGAGCCCAATAGATTTCTGGTTTACCATCTTTATCAAGATCGCCCCAAGTAAATGCGGGCCATGTATTTTGAAGTGTTAATGGTGCAGTTGCCGACCATACTGAATCCCAAGTTGATGTGGTTCTGTTCCATTCGAATTTATAAATTCTTGGAATCAATTCGTAATCGCGATCAACCATATTAGTGTTGCACGCGTAAATTTCGGGATTTCCATCTTTATCAAAATCAACGCCGGCAATAATTCCACCGAATCCACCTTCTTTGCCAGATGGTTCCTTAATCAAAGCTGTGCGGTTAAATAATTGTGCGTTTATTTGTGTGATGAAGATGAGAGTGAAAAACATAAATATAATAGAGAATCTTTTCA
Coding sequences:
- a CDS encoding TonB-dependent receptor, which produces MKKFLSAFFIILLCLYSINLYAGITGKIAGKVIEAGTGEALIGINIVIQGTTQGAASDADGNYVINNIEPGTYSLIFSGIGYQKKTITNIKVSSDFTTRIDVQLQIEDINLQAVVVEAERPLIRKDLTSSQTSFDDSQIKSLPVENISQILALQAGITRGSGGELHIRGGRSTEISYNINDVSAVNPFDFGRTVQISTNAIQELTVVSGTFNAEYGNALSGIVNSVTKEGGSKYSGSLSYYTGDYVSSAKDIFYNIDDINPINNQVVEGTFSGPVPFLDDKFSFFLSGRYDNDKGYLYGIRQHTPFDSLSRDPLRADVLNIAQTGDNSVISMNPSIDINATAKLTFKPLPVIKINYDVIYSNSDYQSYDHDFKYNPDANYQRFQWGLINSLEYRHAVSNSTFFSLKGSYSVYDFKRYLFPLLDASGNEVSFHPGMDIGLYSADPRYQPEDKNNSYSSYTFVSGGTQPEHFYQRSYTTEIKFDITSQITTQHEVKFGLKSKWDTMDYTYFEILRDRNRYLTPTIPNPVSQKGSIDIYSRSPQQFSGYLQDKMEFDNMILNAGLRMDYFNSNAVYAPDQFKPTQNLTDAEGKFTISPRLGISFPITDRGIIHFSYGHFYQLPPYRFLYTNPDFEDIANEPVYGNANLNPERTVTYEIGLQQQLDESIAFNVTGFYKDVRDLLAIQQIRISSNSIYQKYVNKDYGNIKGITFSINKRKMNEDLFGASLDYTFQFAEGNETGADAFFIDLQSGRQSEKIPVPLGWDQTHTLNGVISFGNSKDWNATITASLASGLPYSPRLYEQQIYLRTNSERKPFYASVDLLFNKSFEFTKTSSVTIFLKVFNLLDTHNERFVYDDTGRASYSLEESKGGPQATNLISQKYPSIKSANEYFNRPNYYSTPREVRVGFSIEVN
- a CDS encoding T9SS type A sorting domain-containing protein, whose amino-acid sequence is MKRFSIIFMFFTLIFITQINAQLFNRTALIKEPSGKEGGFGGIIAGVDFDKDGNPEIYACNTNMVDRDYELIPRIYKFEWNRTTSTWDSVWSATAPLTLQNTWPAFTWGDLDKDGKPEIYWAPVNYSPYPDVPRILVYEYPGDGSDNMGVSDGLGGFMPNAATNILPGAGLNIRPFKFVIADPDGDGKDELIFSDRSTAAPQMWFGVLSVNNIPDLGGGTETWTVEHSGQGVAEFTGSSSKYDVAVIGSVVYLFDGGTGGRVFGVKYANNAWQTPKVQRGIAGGNSSFKGAKIVDINKDGKNEILLAEWLGSAKGQGAKVWLLQQVADTLTSTEITDVESLGVVRLNGADAGDLDGDGKLDFVFAARDDANNSTKVPIFRVEYQGGDIANPFNYVTSIIDSAYWDKRGDMDVVVVANVDGDASDEVLYTQGYTRGNSNDDPMPIVILDAQFTPVSVERISENIPADFFLEQNFPNPFNPSTQIKFGILHSSDVELKVFDLLGREVAILIDNELYSAGTYVVNFDAGNLASGIYIYRLTSGNNIVSKKMQLLK